Proteins found in one Terribacillus sp. DMT04 genomic segment:
- a CDS encoding ABC transporter substrate-binding protein gives MKRSFLMVALLAGLGLAGCSAFTSGDGASDDKVQITYARGTDTTGATDVLVKAFEKEHPDIDVIVREMPSDSGQSHNQYVTMFSGRSPEVDVFDADIVWSAEFGQANYVLPLDRLIERDQINMDAYFPATVEAGRYNGRQYAMPGYADAGLLYYRTDITDQVPETWDELEQLAQENMGKEGAEFGYLMQAAQYEGIVTNAIEYIYSYGGQVLDANGNVVINSPEAIEGLNKMIAIANSDFVPNNVLNFKEIDTESSFNEGNAVYARNWPYMNDTANDEKVSKVAGNVGIATIPAGSDGNASALGGWMRMINRYSDEVEASWTFVKWMSGEQGQKISALEGGKAPTLEALYDDKEITDVSAVLASEDFYNSLQNAIPRPITPIYPEISDIMQIEISRALTGEITAEEAVERMETKMQAALESVNQ, from the coding sequence ATGAAGCGAAGCTTTCTAATGGTTGCCTTACTGGCCGGTCTGGGGCTGGCAGGCTGCTCTGCTTTTACGAGCGGAGATGGCGCGAGTGATGACAAAGTACAAATTACATATGCAAGGGGGACAGATACAACTGGCGCCACAGACGTATTAGTGAAAGCGTTTGAGAAGGAGCATCCAGACATTGATGTTATTGTTCGAGAAATGCCATCCGATTCGGGGCAATCACATAATCAGTATGTGACAATGTTCAGCGGCAGAAGCCCGGAAGTAGATGTGTTTGATGCCGATATTGTCTGGTCGGCAGAATTTGGTCAGGCAAATTACGTGCTGCCGCTTGATCGTCTCATTGAAAGAGATCAAATTAATATGGATGCGTACTTCCCAGCTACAGTAGAAGCGGGCCGTTATAATGGCAGACAATATGCGATGCCAGGTTATGCGGATGCAGGGCTGCTTTATTACCGAACAGACATAACCGATCAAGTACCCGAAACATGGGATGAGCTCGAGCAGCTGGCACAGGAAAATATGGGGAAAGAAGGAGCGGAATTCGGGTATTTGATGCAGGCAGCACAGTATGAAGGGATTGTAACAAATGCCATTGAGTATATCTATTCTTATGGCGGGCAGGTGCTTGATGCGAATGGGAATGTGGTAATCAATAGCCCAGAAGCGATTGAAGGACTTAATAAGATGATTGCCATAGCCAATAGCGACTTTGTTCCGAATAATGTACTTAACTTCAAAGAAATTGACACAGAGTCTTCTTTTAACGAAGGAAATGCCGTTTATGCGAGGAACTGGCCTTACATGAATGATACAGCAAATGACGAAAAAGTATCAAAAGTAGCGGGCAATGTTGGTATTGCGACCATTCCGGCTGGCAGTGACGGAAATGCATCTGCTTTAGGAGGCTGGATGCGAATGATTAACCGCTACTCAGATGAAGTCGAAGCGTCTTGGACGTTTGTGAAATGGATGAGCGGAGAACAAGGCCAAAAAATCAGCGCGCTTGAAGGCGGCAAGGCTCCGACGCTTGAAGCTTTATACGATGATAAAGAGATTACCGATGTTAGTGCAGTACTTGCTAGTGAGGACTTTTACAATTCCTTGCAAAACGCGATACCCCGACCAATTACACCAATCTACCCAGAAATATCTGATATCATGCAAATTGAAATTTCCCGTGCTCTAACTGGTGAAATTACGGCAGAAGAAGCGGTTGAACGAATGGAGACAAAAATGCAAGCTGCGTTGGAATCCGTAAACCAATAA
- a CDS encoding carbohydrate ABC transporter permease, giving the protein MKQPKKRRFQLNERQLGYAMVAPSIILIAVIIIWPILLSAWNSLFDYRLNDPSKAERITSLSINLETYADNRYLVYDTMEDVRDTMPGAANTLNNVTSALDEQHETLLKTDEGLADRYEEVNTMLENYQPVNDDDLRLTDIPEAWADGFTATLDEQTAAVQALREDAPEGAVQSLTDLESQLSNTKNAVLEPNFVGVQNYTDYLANGRTWTAMLNTLLFTVVTVGVELAVGMLVALLINRVFIGRGLVRAAVLVPWAIPTAVAAMMWTFLFDGQSGIMAYYMAQLGIIDDPGVLLSTGAGGMFSVMFADIWKTTPYMALLLLAGLQTIPRSMYEAAAVDGANKFQQFFSITLPMIRSAILVAVLFRALDAFRVFDLIYVLTGGGPANSTESISVYAYKLLFEQQNFGAGSALSVIVFLSVALLSTIFIKLIGSDLFSGRLKQ; this is encoded by the coding sequence ATGAAGCAACCGAAAAAGAGACGGTTCCAGCTGAATGAACGGCAGCTTGGTTATGCGATGGTCGCGCCGTCCATTATTCTTATTGCAGTTATCATCATTTGGCCTATCCTGTTATCCGCGTGGAACAGCTTATTCGATTACCGCCTCAATGACCCTTCCAAAGCGGAAAGAATTACCTCTTTAAGTATTAATCTCGAAACATATGCTGATAACCGCTATCTTGTTTATGACACGATGGAAGATGTCAGAGATACAATGCCCGGCGCAGCAAATACATTAAACAACGTCACTTCCGCATTAGATGAACAGCACGAAACTTTGTTAAAAACAGATGAAGGACTTGCCGATCGTTATGAAGAAGTCAACACTATGCTGGAGAATTATCAGCCTGTAAATGATGATGATCTCCGGCTGACAGATATTCCGGAAGCATGGGCAGATGGCTTTACTGCTACACTGGATGAGCAAACCGCAGCTGTTCAAGCATTGCGGGAAGATGCGCCCGAGGGTGCCGTTCAGTCACTGACAGATTTAGAGTCTCAGCTGTCAAATACGAAAAATGCCGTCTTGGAACCAAACTTTGTCGGTGTCCAAAATTATACCGATTATCTTGCTAATGGCAGAACATGGACAGCAATGCTGAACACGCTGTTGTTCACCGTCGTGACAGTTGGCGTGGAGCTTGCCGTCGGTATGCTAGTCGCCTTGCTGATTAACCGTGTGTTTATCGGACGCGGACTTGTTCGGGCTGCTGTATTAGTGCCTTGGGCAATACCGACAGCAGTTGCTGCAATGATGTGGACATTCCTGTTTGACGGACAATCTGGCATCATGGCCTACTATATGGCCCAGCTTGGTATTATTGATGATCCAGGCGTCTTGCTTTCTACTGGAGCGGGCGGTATGTTTTCGGTCATGTTTGCTGATATCTGGAAAACAACGCCATATATGGCACTTTTGCTGCTGGCTGGCTTGCAGACTATCCCGCGTTCGATGTATGAAGCAGCGGCAGTTGATGGAGCTAATAAGTTCCAGCAATTTTTCTCCATTACGTTACCAATGATTCGTTCAGCAATTTTGGTAGCTGTCTTATTCCGCGCATTAGACGCTTTCCGTGTGTTTGATCTGATTTACGTTCTTACTGGGGGCGGACCAGCGAACTCAACGGAATCTATCAGTGTCTACGCGTATAAGCTTTTGTTCGAACAGCAGAATTTCGGTGCCGGCTCTGCATTGAGTGTGATTGTATTCTTGAGTGTTGCCTTGCTCAGTACGATCTTTATCAAGCTAATCGGTTCTGATTTGTTCAGCGGAAGGTTAAAACAATAA
- a CDS encoding Gfo/Idh/MocA family protein, which yields MKTLRVGVVGLGSIARNRHLPELDQNPHTEITAVCDVVPSRSEEIAKDYQATAYTEYEELIEDPRLDAVIVCAANHLHAPISIAALQAGKHVLCEKPMATTLAEADDMIAAQKESGKLLLIGHNQSFVPSHKKARELIKAGELGKIYSFRTTFGHGGPEQWSIDGKNSWFFEKDKAYIGALGDLGVHKSHLIEFLLDEPIQEVAAFVDTLAKPYANVDDNAVAVLRTKSGIIGTLTASWSYVAEEDNSTIIYGEKGVIRLEDSPDYSMVVEYQNGDRSYHSLGAIQTNDADAQTNSGVVDAFAGCVLENNSNCPITAEKGRSALAVILAALDSNSTKKIISLTGEAVEKEEQA from the coding sequence ATGAAAACATTACGCGTAGGAGTTGTCGGACTAGGAAGTATCGCACGCAACCGCCACTTGCCAGAATTGGACCAAAATCCGCATACCGAAATCACTGCCGTCTGTGACGTCGTGCCAAGCCGTTCAGAAGAAATTGCTAAAGATTATCAAGCAACAGCTTATACCGAATACGAAGAATTGATTGAAGATCCCCGTCTTGATGCTGTAATCGTTTGTGCAGCCAACCATCTGCATGCGCCTATCAGCATTGCCGCTTTGCAGGCAGGAAAGCATGTGCTATGTGAGAAACCAATGGCTACGACACTTGCGGAAGCGGATGACATGATTGCAGCGCAAAAGGAAAGCGGGAAGCTGCTGCTGATTGGACATAACCAAAGCTTTGTTCCTTCCCATAAAAAAGCGCGTGAGCTGATTAAAGCCGGCGAACTTGGCAAGATTTACAGCTTCCGAACAACATTTGGTCATGGAGGTCCTGAGCAATGGAGTATTGATGGAAAAAACAGTTGGTTCTTTGAGAAAGATAAAGCATACATTGGCGCGCTAGGTGATTTGGGCGTGCATAAATCCCACTTAATTGAGTTCCTGCTGGATGAACCCATTCAAGAGGTAGCGGCTTTTGTCGACACGTTGGCAAAACCTTATGCCAATGTAGATGATAATGCAGTAGCCGTGCTGCGCACCAAATCGGGTATTATCGGAACGCTCACTGCAAGCTGGTCGTATGTAGCAGAGGAAGACAATTCTACGATTATTTATGGCGAAAAAGGTGTAATCCGATTGGAAGACAGCCCGGATTATTCCATGGTAGTCGAGTATCAAAATGGCGATAGAAGCTACCATTCGCTTGGTGCAATTCAAACGAATGACGCAGACGCCCAAACAAATTCAGGCGTGGTAGACGCGTTTGCCGGCTGTGTGCTGGAGAACAATTCGAATTGTCCGATTACCGCAGAAAAAGGACGCTCTGCACTAGCGGTCATTCTTGCTGCATTAGATTCTAACAGTACGAAAAAGATTATCTCTCTGACGGGCGAAGCGGTAGAAAAGGAGGAACAAGCATGA
- a CDS encoding sugar phosphate isomerase/epimerase — MKLGVFTVLFQELSLEDMLKRVTQAGLDTVEIGTGGYPGNAHCPIDELLESEEALKQYQDTFEKYGVTIGAFSCHGNPISPDKAFAEESDWLLRKTIKLAAKMAVPVVNCFSGVAGSEENATKPNWPVTAWPTEYGDILNWQWEQKLVPYWKELGTFAEEHQVKIALELHGGFLVHTPYTMLKLRERTSEAIGANFDPSHMWWQGIDPTAAIKILGKAGAIHHFHAKDTFIDPDNVNMYGLTDMQPYSSIKTRAWNFRTVGLGHSIEEWNNMISALRTYDYDYVVSIEHEDSLMSIEEGFQRAVDNLKNVVITEPATTMWWS; from the coding sequence ATGAAGCTAGGCGTCTTTACCGTTCTGTTTCAAGAGTTGTCCTTAGAAGATATGCTCAAGCGCGTCACACAAGCTGGATTAGATACCGTGGAAATCGGAACTGGCGGGTATCCCGGTAATGCGCATTGCCCGATTGATGAGCTGCTGGAAAGTGAGGAAGCGCTCAAGCAATACCAAGATACATTTGAGAAGTACGGTGTAACCATTGGTGCTTTCAGCTGTCATGGGAATCCAATTTCACCGGACAAAGCATTTGCAGAGGAATCAGATTGGCTGTTGCGTAAAACGATCAAGCTTGCCGCCAAAATGGCCGTTCCTGTTGTCAACTGCTTCTCCGGTGTAGCGGGTTCAGAGGAAAATGCCACAAAGCCCAACTGGCCAGTCACAGCGTGGCCGACTGAATACGGTGATATCTTAAACTGGCAGTGGGAACAAAAGCTTGTCCCTTATTGGAAAGAACTCGGAACCTTTGCTGAAGAGCATCAAGTAAAGATTGCCTTAGAATTGCATGGCGGTTTTCTTGTGCATACGCCATACACGATGCTCAAGCTGCGCGAACGCACAAGTGAAGCGATCGGAGCCAATTTTGACCCAAGTCATATGTGGTGGCAAGGCATTGACCCAACCGCCGCCATTAAAATTCTCGGCAAAGCTGGCGCCATTCATCACTTTCATGCTAAAGACACATTCATTGATCCCGACAATGTCAACATGTACGGTCTAACCGACATGCAGCCATACAGCAGCATTAAAACACGCGCATGGAACTTCCGCACCGTCGGACTCGGCCACAGCATAGAAGAATGGAATAACATGATCAGCGCACTCCGCACCTACGACTATGACTATGTCGTAAGCATCGAGCATGAAGATTCCCTCATGTCCATCGAAGAAGGCTTTCAGCGAGCAGTGGATAATTTGAAAAACGTTGTGATTACAGAACCTGCTACGACGATGTGGTGGAGTTGA
- a CDS encoding carbohydrate ABC transporter permease, producing MTKRAGIGFYIFLIIFVFLVMFPFIWVFLTSIKPQGEIFSSFQWFSSNMTFENYVSALETRPLLLYMLNSFVVASLTTIISIIVASFTAYAVTRLPIKFKGLILGLVLAASMFPQIAVLSPIFNFVTDAGLRNSYLGLVIPYITISLPLAIWILSTFFIKIPLSLEESAKLDGATPFQTFRKIIFPLAAPGVFTTAILVFIAAWNEYLFALTINTEDSWRTIPVGISFYQSQFSVPWGDITAATVIVTIPIVVLVLLFQRRIVAGLTSGSVKE from the coding sequence ATGACAAAACGTGCCGGTATCGGCTTCTACATTTTCTTGATTATTTTCGTGTTCTTAGTCATGTTTCCGTTCATATGGGTGTTTCTCACATCAATCAAACCACAAGGAGAAATCTTTTCTTCCTTCCAATGGTTTTCAAGTAACATGACTTTTGAAAACTATGTATCGGCTTTGGAAACACGGCCGCTGCTGCTGTACATGCTGAATAGCTTTGTTGTCGCATCACTCACCACCATTATCTCTATTATTGTTGCATCTTTTACAGCTTACGCGGTTACCCGGCTGCCAATTAAGTTTAAAGGATTAATCCTCGGACTCGTCTTGGCAGCATCCATGTTTCCGCAAATTGCCGTTCTATCACCAATCTTTAATTTCGTTACGGATGCAGGGTTGCGCAACAGCTATCTCGGCTTAGTCATTCCGTATATTACAATCAGTCTGCCGCTGGCAATTTGGATATTGTCGACATTCTTTATTAAAATTCCGCTTTCGCTGGAAGAATCGGCAAAGCTAGACGGAGCAACTCCTTTCCAGACTTTCCGGAAAATTATCTTTCCGCTGGCTGCACCAGGCGTATTTACAACCGCTATTCTTGTATTTATCGCAGCTTGGAATGAATATCTATTTGCGCTGACGATTAATACCGAAGATAGCTGGCGTACGATTCCGGTCGGCATTTCTTTCTATCAAAGTCAATTTAGTGTTCCTTGGGGAGATATTACTGCCGCTACCGTTATAGTGACCATCCCGATCGTCGTTCTCGTTCTCTTGTTCCAGCGTCGAATTGTTGCTGGACTGACAAGCGGCTCTGTTAAAGAATAA
- a CDS encoding lysozyme inhibitor LprI family protein translates to MKNRKVIFVSMSVVAMLILTACGSADEQTASNSGEAETNNVSVQDKSTNLTDTSSVNDEASTNESEKKSSTSAEDNAQISSGDEAVEFLKEEMEEGKDEDISFGTDGKLLTDQKGSYYVIQLVDVSLRVSGKTGNLGYYKVYQNGTYEDLQAAAATENNEASKKDEYLKELKAMEEADKNAETKSTTQAMIDQANEKYKKWDNKLNEIYSVLHEQLSATEMNELKENQRTWIKERDAEAKEASLKYEGGTMETLELVATKATITKERCYELVESYMK, encoded by the coding sequence ATGAAAAATAGAAAAGTGATTTTTGTATCAATGTCTGTTGTAGCTATGCTTATATTAACTGCTTGTGGTTCGGCAGATGAACAGACCGCATCAAATAGTGGGGAAGCTGAAACAAACAATGTTTCTGTACAAGACAAATCAACTAATTTAACAGATACCAGTTCAGTAAATGATGAAGCGAGTACAAACGAGTCTGAAAAGAAAAGTTCCACATCTGCTGAAGATAACGCTCAAATCTCTAGCGGAGATGAAGCTGTAGAATTTCTGAAGGAAGAAATGGAAGAGGGAAAAGACGAAGATATATCTTTTGGTACAGATGGAAAGTTATTGACCGATCAGAAAGGTTCTTATTATGTCATACAACTAGTTGATGTATCTCTGCGAGTTTCTGGGAAAACTGGTAACCTAGGATATTATAAAGTTTATCAAAACGGGACTTATGAAGATTTGCAGGCTGCCGCAGCTACAGAAAATAATGAAGCTTCAAAGAAAGACGAATACCTCAAAGAACTGAAAGCAATGGAAGAAGCAGATAAGAATGCAGAGACTAAATCAACAACACAAGCAATGATTGATCAAGCAAATGAAAAATATAAAAAATGGGATAACAAACTGAATGAGATATATAGTGTACTTCATGAACAATTGTCCGCAACCGAAATGAATGAGTTAAAAGAAAATCAACGAACTTGGATCAAAGAACGCGACGCAGAAGCAAAAGAGGCTTCACTAAAATATGAAGGTGGTACGATGGAGACGTTAGAATTAGTGGCGACGAAAGCAACTATAACTAAAGAAAGATGCTATGAGCTAGTTGAAAGCTATATGAAATGA